A window from Clupea harengus chromosome 14, Ch_v2.0.2, whole genome shotgun sequence encodes these proteins:
- the LOC105912113 gene encoding uncharacterized protein LOC105912113, with amino-acid sequence MVSCQSQKQQTQDRLDGLRSHTDQLPRRFPWPGLGDRAHALEQAGGLLDRTRTLAPSLAGLRAMGRELYQITHDPSWTGPAWAAMEESVPVLVLELTELIKTLEEGIVTERRCAQLVEQHNAAQDWLREQVKGLPAPPTGRQDLQASVSTLKALLQTVDREQSELRDCDVTRDSLMHLCTPGGRDSLSLEIKQLHDLCDVSEQEVRGHLSVCEARVGELDRRLALRTQSLGEELEGLLAELRAQDQVLGYCDQHRGISQLQESWHGLKYCEKSLEGLEGRVRDLSLAMHTPPSDEELPADIISSVDTVTQMYCSLRSRLSDRQTACAESTVQIVRESLKTLQRWNQTALTQQDHESTFTIQELLEEGAIQRQSLQVALSHKELLRDCLGPELAGKMERDGTQTLKDAETHTASLTQRLKDIAEQKRTEAIRLSREIELKFPISVEKSSSFPAVLVSSVLSPRQQGAPSSTTDTPTQSQPEQTQESSLTVSEPPRHQGAPSSTTETPTQSQADLVQEEQHAGLQHPADTDYRQSPVRVITQSLAEAEAESSAALGALLREMHDEMQASGAAAAATAAQQRRAVSHDRTHTPDAATHDRTHTPDADRRTTAPSAETETSRGDGEWRVIPITVEEETRRAEEEGTRRAVTGDLSGFEAWPAEGAGVERERTDTHEADAPRVRHAPNTPDRDGAQEDAPKPKRRVASLILDEDTIHIQSFEALDTGSSDITSDITRLVSAGAAGYDTRAAAPGEELHTETRVRPPREEEPRVEGLGGEAEPVERESARMAQAQTPPASPTEAGAAAGAHAGDAVGAWTGDNGPNELRREIDHWTMDNGPREIQQRYIVLEHPAEQQPVLQRQPGRVLGAWQPDVIIEPPGPAEVQRSVPRVSLTGALEQEDRGSDVTGTLEREDRGSDVTGTLEREDRGSDVTGTREREDRGSDEGQTGREVYAPQRDDDSGVQEKLQEEPAKPAAPSRRMKGQRSEGEQREAGVLCAETEPPGRHQGAPAPLSQTHEEHPDADPVSQAEKEAVQPTPPMRRRKDKQDADTVSQISSETLPPIQPTPPTRRRKEKADPDRLSQVSLDLQLDSTVVLRRQKEKAGDQIIPGGSATSPSEGLPAPPARHRRTSQIESDRISSTGGFEVLPTPPSRRRKEKAEEDQISLGGSSVGSPEVLPTPPSRQRKSQVEGDQISLGSFEVLPTPPSRRRKETAEGDQTSLAGSIAGSVAGSPEVLPTPPSRRRRSHIEADRRSVCLDTLLEKPEVQPTPPARRKKDRTQEEDKSLSSEAPKPQGGSEVPKPLGAVKRQNHKRAVKHPNH; translated from the exons ATGGTCTCCTGCCAGAGCCAGAAGCAGCAGACCCAGGACCGCCTGGACGGGCTGCGGAGCCACACAGACCAGCTGCCGCGCCGGTTCCCCTGGCCGGGTCTGGGCGACCGGGCCCACGCGCTGGAACAGGCCGGCGGCCTGCTGGACCGAACCAGAACCCTGGCGCCCAGCCTGGCGGGCCTCCGGGCCATGGGGCGCGAGCTGTACCAGATCACACACGACCCCAGCTGGACCGGACCCGCCTGGGCCGCCATGGAGGAGAGCGTGCCTGTGCTGGTCCTGGAGCTGACG gagctgaTTAAGACGTTGGAGGAGGGTATCgtgacagagaggaggtgtgcCCAGCTGGTGGAACAGCACAACGCCGCTCAGGATTGGCTGAGAGAGCAGGTCAAAGGTCTCCCTGCCCCGCCCACTGGGCGACAGGACCTACAGGCGTCCGTCAGCACactcaag gctctgctGCAGACGGTGgacagagagcagagtgagCTGCGTGACTGTGACGTGACCAGAGACTCCCTGATGCACCTGTGCACACCTGGCGGACGCGACTCGCTCAGCCTGGAGATCAAACAGCTGCACGACCTGTGTGACGTCTCAGAGCAGGAG GTGCGTGGGCATCTGTCGGTCTGTGAGGCCCGTGTGGGGGAGCTGGACCGGCGCCTGGCGCTGCGGACCCAGAGCCTgggggaggagctggagggcCTCCTCGCGGAGCTGCGCGCCCAGGACCAGGTGCTGGGCTACTGTGACCAACACAGAGGCATCAGCCAGCTGCAGGAGAGCTGGCATGGACtcaag TACTGTGAGAAGAGCCTGGAGGGGTTAGAGGGTAGAGTTCGTGACCTCAGTCTGGCCATGCACACGCCACCCTCTGACGAGGAGCTTCCTGCTGACATCATCTCTTCTGTTGACACGGTGACGCAAATGTACTGCAG cttgaGATCCagactgtcagacagacagacagcgtgtGCTGAGAGCACGGTGCAGATCGTCAGAGAGTCCCTCAAGACACTCCAGCGATGGAACCAGACAGCACTCACACAACAGGACCACGAGTCCACCTTCactatacag GAACTGCTGGAGGAGGGTGCCATTCAGCGCCAGAGCCTGCAGGTGGCGCTGTCTCATAAGGAGCTGCTGAGAGACTGCCTGGGCCCGGAGCTGGCTGGGAAGATGGAGCGAGACGGCACCCAAACGCTGAAGGACGCTGAGACACACACGGCCTCTCTCACTCAGAGACTCAAG GACATTGCAGAGCAGAAGAGGACGGAGGCCATCAGACTATCCAGGGAAATAGAGTTGAAG TTTCCTATTTCTGTTGAGAAAAGTTCCAGCTTTCCAGCAGTTTTAGTCAGCTCTGTACTCAGCCCACGCCAGCAGGGGGCGCCCTCCTCAACCACAGACACCCCTACCCAGAGTCAGCCTGAACAGACACAGGAGAGTAGTCTCACTGTGAGTGAACCCCCACGCCACCAGGGGGCGCCCTCCTCAACCACAGAGACCCCTACCCAGAGCCAGGCTGACCTGGTTCAGGAAGAGCAACATGCTGGCCTCCAGCACCCAGCTGACACAGACTACAGACAGTCTCCCGTTCGAGTGATCACACAGAGcctggctgaggctgaggcagagtCGTCCGCCGCGCTGGGCGCCCTGCTGAGGGAGATGCACGATGAGATGCAGGCGTCTggagccgccgccgccgccactgcTGCTCAGCAGAGGAGGGCCGTGAGCCacgacagaacacacacacctgacgccGCGACCcatgacagaacacacacacctgacgcaGACAGAAGGACGACTGCCCCTTCGGCCGAGACAGAGACGAGTCGAGGTGACGGGGAGTGGAGGGTGATCCCCAtcacagtggaggaggagacgcgtcgggcagaggaggagggcacACGGCGGGCCGTGACAGGAGACCTCAGTGGGTTCGAGGCTTGGCCTGCAGAGGGCGctggtgtggagagagagaggacagatacACATGAAGCCGACGCCCCCAGGGTTAGACACGCCCCTAACACCCCTGATAGGGACGGAGCCCAAGAAGACGCCCCGAAGCCCAAGAGGAGAGTGGCCTCCCTTATTCTGGACGAGGACACCATTCACATTCAGAGTTTCGAGGCGTTGGACACCGGCAGCAGTGACATCACCAGTGACATCACACGCCTGGTGTCTGCTGGGGCGGCGGGCTACGACACCAGAGCCGCTGCGCCGGGGGAGGAGCTGCACACGGAGACCAGGGTTCGTCCCCCTCGGGAGGAGGAGCCACGTGTGGAGGGGCTGGGTGGAGAGGCTGAGCCAGTGGAGCGAGAGTCTGCACGCATGGCACAGGCCCAAACTCCGCCAGCCTCACCCACCGAAGCTGGCGCGGCGGCAGGAGCACACGCTGGCGATGCTGTCGGAGCCTGGACGGGCGACAATGGCCCGAACGAACTACGCAGAGAGATAGACCACTGGACCATGGACAACGGACCGCGGGAGATCCAGCAGCGCTACATCGTACTGGAACACCCTGCAGAGCAGCAGCCTGTGCTTCAGAGGCAGCCTGGTCGAGTGCTGGGCGCTTGGCAACCAGACGTCATCATCGAACCGCCCGGCCCAGCCGAGGTGCAACGCAGCGTGCCGCGAGTGAGTCTCACTGGGGCGCTAGAGCAGGAGGacagaggaagtgatgtcactgGGACACTGGAGCGGGAGGacagaggaagtgatgtcactgGGACACTAGAGCGCGAGGacagaggaagtgatgtcactgGGACGCGAGAGCGCGAGGACAGAGGAAGTGACGAAGGACAGACAGGGCGAGAGGTGTACGCACCACAGAGGGACGACGACAGCGGAGTCCAGGAAAAACTCCAAGAGGAACCGGCCAAACCGGCTGCACCCTCTCGAAGGatgaaaggtcagaggtcagagggtgagcagagagaagcaggagtgCTGTGTGCTGAGACTGAACCCCCAGGccgccaccagggggcgccagccccactctcacaaacacatgaagaGCATCCAGATGCTGATCCTGTCAGTCAAGCGGAGAAGGAGGCGGTCCAGCCGACTCCACCAATGAGGAGGCGCAAAGACAAGCAAGATGCTGATACTGTTAGTCAAATCAGCTCTGAGACCCTGCCACCAATCCAGCCGACCCCGCCCACAAGGAGACGCAAGGAGAAGGCTGATCCTGATCGACTCAGTCAGGTCAGCCTCGACCTCCAGCTGGACAGCACAGTGGTGCTGCGGAGGCAGAAGGAGAAGGCAGGAGATCAGATCATCCCTGGTGGTTCTGCTACCAGTCCGTCTGAAGGTCTACCAGCACCACCAGCCAGGCACCGTCGTACATCCCAGATAGAAAGTGATCGGATCAGCAGCACGGGTGGTTTTGAGGTTCTTCCGACTCCACCATCCAGAAGGCGTAAGGAAAAGGCTGAGGAAGATCAGATAAGTCTGGGAGGTTCTTCTGTCGGTTCTCCCGAAGTTCTGCCAACACCACCGAGCAGACAACGCAAATCTCAAGTAGAAGGTGATCAGATAAGCCTGGGTAGTTTTGAGGTTCTGCCGACTCCGCCATCCAGAAGGCGTAAGGAAACGGCAGAGGGGGATCAGACAAGTCTTGCCGGTTCTATTGCCGGTTCTGTTGCCGGTTCTCCTGAAGTTCTTCCCACGCCACCCAGTAGACGACGCAGGTCCCACATAGAGGCGGATaggaggtctgtgtgtctggacaCTCTGCTGGAGAAACCAGAGGTCCAACCCACCCCACCTGCcaggagaaagaaggacagaacaCAAGAGGAGGATAAATCCCTGAGCAGTGAAGCGCCAAAACCACAAGGGGGCAGTGAAGTACCAAAACCACTAGGGGCAGTGAAGCGCCAaaaccacaagagggcagtgAAACACCCaaaccactag